A part of Meleagris gallopavo isolate NT-WF06-2002-E0010 breed Aviagen turkey brand Nicholas breeding stock chromosome 28, Turkey_5.1, whole genome shotgun sequence genomic DNA contains:
- the LMOD1 gene encoding LOW QUALITY PROTEIN: leiomodin-1 (The sequence of the model RefSeq protein was modified relative to this genomic sequence to represent the inferred CDS: deleted 1 base in 1 codon) translates to MLRTKFGHAALHGSLECPRVSGSPDSTIPRLRWVPLANPWAEGCPLSISTVPRAAELRFNTSAPAAAVGSSLRASALFFSPALGTTTTATVSRQRAKMSKVAKYRRQVSEDPDIDSLLSTLSPEEMEELEKELDVVDSDGSISMEQSQKNQAENPPSSTQNCDAVLNHHEKEPRKRLQREQAVDESRLDEKKDVKNREEKGKEAPAKDLARKRDAGVGKDSKKEESAQKTEPKAKGEAESKTKDRKAINDKVKAMENKLMGKDKKEEGKGSIAKKDAEKDKKEERGSALKKDAGKDKKEEEKGSALKKDAGKDKKVEEKGSAAKKETEKDKKEEEKKSALKKGTEKDKKEEEKSSESKKETEKNKKGEEKKDKDKKEEKSSASKKSEADEKGKPQPEAEEGKEEPKAAAQSSSTATPSSAQEQPKEDEASSIFDELIEKVKNNDAEVTEVNVNNSDCINNETLVRFTEALEFNTVVKLFALANTRADDHVAFAIAIMLKSNKVLTSINLDSNHITGKGILAIFRALLQNDTLTELRFHNQRHICGGKTEMEIAKLLKENTTLLKLGYHFELAGPRMTVTNLLSRNMDRQRQKRLQEQKLAQERGEKKDLLEVPKVGAPKGSPKGSPQPSPKASPKNSPKKGGAPAVPPPPPPPLAPPLINENLRNSLSPATQRKMGDRVPMQEKSSRDQLLAAIRSSNLKQLKKVELPKLLQ, encoded by the exons ATGCTCCGGACTAAATTTGGTCATGCAGCTCTGCATGGTTCCCTGGAATGTCCTCGGGTTTCAGGCTCCCCCGACAGCACCATTCCCCGCCTCCGCTGGGTTCCATTGGCCAACCCTTGGGCCGAGGGATGTCCCCTCTCCATCAGCACCGTACCCCGGGCTGCCGAGCTGAGATTTAACACTTCAGCACCTGCTGCCGCTGTGGGAAGCAGTTTGAGAGCCTCggctctgtttttttctcctgctttggGTACCACAACAACCGCAACCGTGTCTCGCCAACGGGCCAAGATGTCCAAAGTCGCCAAATATCGGCGACAGGTGAGCGAAGATCCGGACATCGACAGCCTGCTGTCCACTCTGAGTCCggaggagatggaggagctGGAGAAGGAGTTGGATGTGGTGGATTCTGATGGAAGCATCTCTATGGAGCAGAGTCAGAAGAACCAAGCAGAAAACCCTCCGTCCAGCACGCAGAACTGCGACGCTGTGCTCAACCACCACGAGAAGGAGCCCAGGAAACGTCTCCAAAGGGAGCAGGCGGTGGAT GAAAGCAGGCTGGACGAGAAGAAGGATGTCAagaatagagaagaaaagggaaaagaagctCCTGCCAAAGACCTGGCCAGGAAACGCGATGCAGGAGTGGGGAAAGACTctaagaaggaagaaagtgCCCAAAAGACGGAGCCGAAAGCTAAAGGGGAGGCTGAGAGCAAAACCAAGGACAGGAAAGCCATCAATGACAAGGTGAAGGCCATGGAAAACAAGCTGATGGGCAAAGAcaagaaggaggaagggaagggttCAATAGCAAAGAAGGATGCGGAGAaggac aaaaaggaagaaaggggcTCAGCATTAAAGAAGGATGCagggaaagataaaaaggaggaggaaaagggctCGGCGCTGAAGAAGGATGCAGGGAAGGATAAAAAGGTGGAAGAGAAGGGCTCAGCGGcaaagaaagagacagagaaggacaaaaaggaagaagaaaagaagtcgGCATTGAAGAAGGGCACAGAGAAGGacaagaaggaggaagagaagagctCAGAATcaaagaaagagacagaaaagaacaagaaaggcgaagagaagaaagacaaagataaaaaagaggaaaagagctCAGCTTCGAAAAAATCCGAGGCAGATGAGAAGGGGAAACCGCAGCCCGAGgcagaggaggggaaggaggagcccaaggcagcagcacagagcagctccacGGCCACCCCCAGCAGCGCCCAGGAGCAGCCCAAGGAGGACGAGGCCTCCAGCATCTTCGACGAGCTCATCGAGAAGGTGAAGAACAACGACGCCGAGGTCACCGAGGTGAACGTGAACAACTCGGACTGCATCAACAACGAGACCTTGGTGCGCTTCACCGAGGCGCTGGAGTTCAACACCGTGGTCAAGCTGTTTGCCTTGGCCAACACCCGCGCCGACGACCACGTGGCTTTCGCCATCGCCATCATGCTGAAGTCCAACAAGGTGCTGACCAGCATCAACCTGGACTCCAACCACATCACGGGGAAGGGCATCCTGGCCATTTTCCGGGCGCTGCTGCAGAACGACACGCTGACGGAGCTGCGCTTCCACAACCAGCGGCACATCTGCGGGGGCAAAACGGAGATGGAGATCGCCaagctgctgaaggagaacaCCACGCTGCTCAAGCTGGGCTACCACTTCGAGCTGGCCGGGCCCCGCATGACGGTCACCAACCTGCTGAGCCGCAACATGGACAGGCAGAGGCAGAAGCGCCTCCAGGAGCAGAAGCTGGCGCAGGAGCGCGGCGAGAAGAAGGATCtgctggaggtgcccaaggtCGGAGCCCCGAAGGGGTCCCCCAAGGGATCCCCGCAGCCGTCCCCAAAAGCGTCCCCCAAAAACTCTCCCAAGAAGGGGGGAGCGCCCGCCGTGCCgcccccacctcctcctcccctcgCCCCGCCGCTGATCAACGAGAATCTGAGGAATTCGCTCTCGCCGGCCACGCAGAGGAAGATGGGGGACCGGGTGCCCATGCAGGAGAAGAGCTCACGAGATCAACTGCTGGCGGCCATCCGCTCCAGCAACCTCAAACAGCTCAAGAAG GTGGAACTACCAAAGCTGCTGCAGTAG
- the ADIPOR1 gene encoding adiponectin receptor protein 1, giving the protein MRARLHGGVGKSRDVALGGSGGPSRLNGSAEDPPCPVAREEEEEVVRVLTLPLQAHHAMEKMEEFVYKVWEGRWRVIPYDVLPDWLKDNDYLLHGHRPPMPSFRACFKSIFRIHTETGNIWTHLLGFVLFLCLGILTMLRPNMYFMAPLQEKVVFGMFFLGAVLCLSFSWLFHTVYCHSEKVSRTFSKLDYSGIALLIMGSFVPWLYYSFYCSPQPRLIYLSIVCVLGISAIIVAQWDRFATPKHRQTRAGVFLGLGLSGVVPTMHFTIAEGFVKATTVGQMGWFFLMAVMYITGAGLYAARIPERFFPGKFDIWFQSHQIFHVLVVAAAFVHFYGVSNLQEFRYGLEGGCTDDSLL; this is encoded by the exons ATGCGTGCACGGCTGCACGGAGGAGTTGGGAAGAGCcgagatgtggcactgggggggTCTGGGGGTCCTTCCAGGCTTAATGGTTCC GCTGAAGACCCGCCGTGCCCAGTGGCCcgtgaggaagaggaggaggtggtTCGTGTGCTGACTCTGCCTCTGCAGGCTCATCACGCTATGGAGAAGATGGAAGAGTTTGTGTATAAG GTGTGGGAAGGGCGCTGGCGTGTGATCCCCTACGATGTGCTGCCCGACTGGCTGAAGGACAACGATTACCTCCTGCACGGGCACCGGCCTCCGATGCCATCCTTCCGAGCCTGCTTCAAGAGCATCTTCCGAATACACACCGAGACGGGCAACATCTGGACTCACCTGCTAG GTTTTGTGTTGTTCCTCTGCTTGGGAATCCTGACCATGCTGCGGCCCAACATGTACTTCATGGCTCCTCTCCAGGAGAAGGTTGTGTTCGGGATGTTCTTCCTCGGGGCGGTGCTGTGCCTCAGCTTCTCCTGGCTTTTCCACACTGTCTACTGTCACTCAGAGAAGGTCTCACGGACTTTTTCAAA GTTGGATTATTCAGGAATTGCACTGCTGATCATGGGGAGCTTCGTCCCCTGGCTCTACTATTCGTTCTACTGCTCCCCGCAGCCAAGACTCATCTACCTCTCCATTGTCTGCGTCTTGGGCATCTCTGCCATCATTGTTGCTCAGTGGGACCGGTTTGCCACCCCCAAGCACCGGCAGACAAGAGCAG gtGTCTTtctggggctggggctgagcgGTGTGGTGCCCACCATGCACTTCACCATCGCCGAGGGGTTCGTGAAGGCCACCACAGTCGGGCAGATGGGCTGGTTCTTCCTCATGGCCGTGATGTACATCACGGGTGCAGGGCTGTACGCTGCCCGCATTCCCGAGCGCTTCTTCCCGGGCAAGTTTGACATCTGG TTCCAGTCACATCAGATCTTCCACGTGCTCGTGGTGGCTGCAGCCTTTGTCCACTTCTACGGTGTGTCCAACCTGCAGGAGTTTCGCTACGGACTCGAAGGGGGGTGCACAGACGACTCTCTCCTCTGA
- the TIMM17A gene encoding mitochondrial import inner membrane translocase subunit Tim17-A has translation MERSISTSVFLCSPWRIVDDCGGAFTMGAIGGGIFQAIKGFRNSPVGVNHRLRGSLAAVKTRAPQLGGSFAVWGGLFSMIDCSMVRMRGKEDPWNSITSGALTGAILAARNGPVAMVGSAAMGGILLALIEGAGILLTRFASAQFQNGPQFSDDPSQLQPSPFGDYRQYQ, from the exons ATGGAACGCAGCATTTCCACCTCTGTGTTTCTTTGCAGTCCCTGGAGGATCGTGGATGACTGCGGAGGTGCCTTCACCATGGGAGCGATAGGAGGTGGCATTTTCCAGGCCATCAAGGGCTTCAGGAATTCCCCAGTG GGTGTAAACCACCGGCTGAGGGGAAGTCTGGCCGCTGTTAAAACGAGAGCTCCGCAGCTGGGAG GTAGCTTTGCTGTCTGGGGAGGTCTGTTCTCCATGATTGACTGCAGCATGGTCAGAATGAGGGGGAAAGAAGATCCGTGGAATTCAATCACGAGCGGAGCCCTCACTGGTGCCATCTTAGCTGCAAGAA atggaCCTGTTGCCATGGTTGGATCTGCCGCAATGGGAGGAATTCTCCTGGCTTTAATTGAAGGAGCTGGCATTCTCTTAACAAGATTTGCCTCTGCACAGTTTCAGAACG GCCCTCAGTTCTCAGATGACccctcccagctgcagccctctCCGTTTGGCGACTACAGACAATACCAGTGA
- the UBE2T gene encoding ubiquitin-conjugating enzyme E2 T, which translates to MQRASRLSRELTMLSAEPPPGISCWQSGARLDELRAQIIGAAETPYEKGIFDLEVIVPERYPFEPPKIRFLTPIYHPNIDSAGRICLDVLKLPPKGAWRPSLNISTLLTSIQLLMAEPNPDDPLMADISSEYKYNKQLFLINAKEWTEKYASQQKRALEEKTNQNETKTTNESVSQKRKGSTISKKEKKSRLDS; encoded by the exons ATGCAGAGAGCATCGCGGCTCAGCAGGGAGCTCACAATGCTGAGCGCAGAGCCGCCGCCCGgcatcagctgctggcagagcgGAGCACGGCTGGATGAACTGCGGGCAC aaattatagGAGCTGCAGAGACACCCTATGAGAAAGGGATATTTGACCTGGAGGTAATTGTTCCTGAAAG GTACCCATTTGAGCCTCCAAAGATTCGATTTCTGACCCCTATTTATCATCCTAACATCGACTCTGCTGGAAGGATTTGTCTGGATGTTCTTAAGTTACCACCAAAG GGTGCGTGGAGGCCctccttgaacatctccacgCTGCTGACCTCCATACAGCTGCTGATGGCGGAGCCCAACCCTGATGACCCCCTCATGGCAGACATT TCCTCAGAGTACAAGTACAACAAGCAACTGTTCTTGATAAATGCCAAAGAGTGGACTGAGAAATACGCAAGCCAACAGAAGAGG gctttggaggagaaaacaaaccagaatgaaacaaaaaccaccaaTGAATCTGtcagtcaaaaaagaaaagggagcaCTATCAgcaagaaggagaagaaatctCGCCTGGACTCCTAA
- the LOC104914464 gene encoding tetraspanin-18-like, whose product MGVHEDGVALFHCFPGGETAAVEVRRIFGTPFVAKQLQDRGTANLGGCTNGFGARFCRSLCAGNRVELCVPGPAGGAVMAPRGHERAPGATPFLPYFRSREKLSLPCAANRFRPPPELPVGGICLVSVGVWVAVDPAGFQDIVAAKPVLSVGAYLLLAVGIALSLLGFLGCCGALRRSRPLLLLFFVLVSLVFVTQLVGAVLFLAHWKQIRPELFLSELRRSYCGDEGAEVFSVAWNTLMVTFSCCGVLGPEDFGNGSHFQELHPGTPWPQACCARDGLLQAGELLSWEQCQERNPGYIHEQVGLQGLLQPGAWGTAVLRFCAAVTPQISSSSCPTVVPPTCPNLPVPRSVSELPAAL is encoded by the exons ATGGGTGTGCATGAGGATGGAGTGGCATTGTTTCATTGTTTCCCAGGAGGAGAGACTGCAGCTGTGGAGGTTCGAAGAATCTTCGGGACTCCTTTTGttgcaaagcagctgcaag ACAGAGGCACCGCGAATCTTGGAGGCTGCACGAATGGATTCGGCGCGAGGTTCTGCCGCTCGCTCTGCGCGGGGAACAGAGTGGAGCTGTGCGTCCCGGGTCCGGCAGGGGGCGCTGTGATGGCACCACGTGGCCACGAGAGGGCGCCAGGAGCGACTCCTTTCCTCCCATACTTCCGGTCCCGCGAGAAGCTCTCCCTCCCCTGCGCCGCCAACCGCTTCCGGCCACCGCCGGAA ctgcctgtGGGGGGGATCTGCCTGGTGAGCGTGGGGGTCTGGGTGGCCGTGGACCCGGCTGGTTTCCAGGACATTGTGGCTGCCAAGCCTGTGCTGAGTGTGGGTGCCtacctgctgctggctgtgggcaTCGCCCTCTCGCTGCTGGGCTTCCTGGGCTGCTGCGGGGCGCTGCGCCGGAGCCGgccgctgctgctgctg TTCTTCGTCCTCGTGAGCCTTGTCTTTGTCACACAGCTCGTTGGGGCTGTGCTCTTCCTGGCACACTGGAAGCAG ATCCGGCCAGAGCTCTTCCTGTCAGAGCTGCGAAGGAGCTACTGCGGGGATGAGGGTGCTGAGGTCTTCTCCGTGGCTTGGAATACTCTCATGGTGACA TTCTCCTGTTGTGGCGTTTTAGGGCCTGAAGATTTTGGGAACGGCTCCCACTTCCAGGAGCTGCACCCTGGGACGCCCTGGCCGCAGGCGTGCTGTGCCCGGGATGGGCTCCTGCAGGCAGGCgagctgctgagctgggagcagtgcCAGGAAAGGAACCCTGGCTACATCCACGAGCAGGTAGGGCTACAAGGgctcctgcagcctggagcctggggcactgctgtgctgcggTTCTGCGCAGCGGTGACTCCCCAGATCTCCAGCTCAAGCTGCCCCACCGTGGTGCCCCCGACTTGTCCCAACCTCCCTGTCCCTCGGTCTGTCTctgagctccctgcagccctgtga